A region from the Chelmon rostratus isolate fCheRos1 chromosome 6, fCheRos1.pri, whole genome shotgun sequence genome encodes:
- the tph2 gene encoding tryptophan 5-hydroxylase 2 isoform X3 has protein sequence MASSHVKKDGPEPVPRMQPAMMMFSSKYWARRGLSLDSAMFDHQQQRHTGGQMSRRPSFCPINETPDKESAEDCGKTAVVFSLKNEVGCLVKALRLFQEKRVNLKHIESRASRRAANEVEIYADCSCSKKEFNELLQHLKDHVNIVSFNTPAHVWSAEADGDDVPWFPMKISELDQCSHRVLMYGSELDADHPGFKDDVYRQRRKYFVEVAMNYKFGQPIPRIEYSPEEIKTWGVVFRELTKLYPTHACREYLKNLPLLSKHCGYREDNIPQLEDVSLFLRERSGFTVRPVAGYLSPRDFLAGLAYRVFNCTQYVRHSTDPLYTPEPDTCHELLGHVPLLADPKFAQFSQEIGLASLGASDEDVQKLATCYFFTIEFGLCKQDGQLRAYGAGLLSSIGELRHALSDQACVKMFDPKTTCNQECLITTFQEVYFVSESFEEAKEKMRCLLT, from the exons ATGGCCTCGTCCCATGTGAAGAAGGACGGCCCGGAGCCAGTGCCCAGGATGCAGCCGGCCATGATGATGTTCTCCAGCAAGTACTGGGCCCGGAGGGGGCTGTCGCTGGACTCGGCCATGTTTGACCACCAGCAGCAACGCCACACCGGAGGGCAGATG TCAAGGCGTCCGTCCTTCTGTCCCATCAATGAGACGCCGGACAAAGAGAGCGCTGAGGATTGTGGGAAGACGGCGGTGGTGTTTTCTCTGAAGAACGAGGTGGGCTGTCTGGTCAAAGCTCTCAGACTCTTTCAG GAGAAGCGAGTGAACTTGAAGCACATCGAGTCTCGAGCGTCGCGGCGAGCCGCTAACGAGGTGGAGATCTAtgcagactgcagctgcagcaagaAGGAGTTTaacgagctgctgcagcacctcaaAGATCACGTCAACATCGTCTCGTTCAACACACCTGCACACGTCTGGTCCGCCGAGGCCG ATGGAGACGACGTGCCGTGGTTCCCGATGAAGATCTCCGAGTTAGATCAGTGTTCTCACCGCGTGTTGATGTACGGGTCAGAGCTGGACGCAGACCATCCT gGCTTTAAAGATGATGTTTATCGTCAGAGGAGGAAATACTTTGTGGAAGTGGCCATGAATTATAAATT TGGACAGCCCATCCCTCGTATTGAGTACAGCCCGGAGGAAATCAAGACGTGGGGGGTCGTCTTCAGAGAACTGACCAAGCTGTACCCGACTCACGCCTGCAGAGAATACCTGAAGAACCTGCCGCTGCTCAGCAAACACTGCGGCTACAGAGAGGACAACATCCCCCAGCTGGAGGACGTCTCCCTGTTTCTCAGAG agaggtCTGGTTTCACAGTGCGGCCAGTCGCAGGTTACCTGTCTCCCAGAGACTTCCTGGCTGGTTTGGCCTACAGAGTGTTCAATTGCACCCAGTATGTTCGTCACAGCACTGACCCACTCTACACACCTGAGCC TGACACGTGTCATGAGCTGCTGGGTCATGTGCCTCTGCTGGCCGATCCAAAGTTCGCTCAGTTCTCTCAGGAGATCGGTTTGGCTTCTCTGGGAGCGTCTGATGAGGACGTTCAGAAACTTGCCACA TGTTATTTCTTCACCATCGAGTTTGGACTCTGCAAACAGGATGGTCAGCTGAGAGCTTACGGAGCCGGTTTATTGTCCTCTATTGGAGAGCTgagg CACGCCCTGTCTGACCAGGCCTGCGTGAAGATGTTTGACCCAAAGACCACCTGCAACCAGGAGTGCCTCATCACCACCTTCCAGGAGGTTTACTTTGTGTCCGAGAGCTTCGAGGAGGCCAAAGAGAAGATGAG ATGCCTCCTaacatga
- the tph2 gene encoding tryptophan 5-hydroxylase 2 isoform X1: MASSHVKKDGPEPVPRMQPAMMMFSSKYWARRGLSLDSAMFDHQQQRHTGGQMSRRPSFCPINETPDKESAEDCGKTAVVFSLKNEVGCLVKALRLFQEKRVNLKHIESRASRRAANEVEIYADCSCSKKEFNELLQHLKDHVNIVSFNTPAHVWSAEADGDDVPWFPMKISELDQCSHRVLMYGSELDADHPGFKDDVYRQRRKYFVEVAMNYKFGQPIPRIEYSPEEIKTWGVVFRELTKLYPTHACREYLKNLPLLSKHCGYREDNIPQLEDVSLFLRERSGFTVRPVAGYLSPRDFLAGLAYRVFNCTQYVRHSTDPLYTPEPDTCHELLGHVPLLADPKFAQFSQEIGLASLGASDEDVQKLATCYFFTIEFGLCKQDGQLRAYGAGLLSSIGELRHALSDQACVKMFDPKTTCNQECLITTFQEVYFVSESFEEAKEKMREFAKTIKRPFSVYYNPYTQSIDLLKDTRSIENVVQDLRSDLTTVCDALGKMNTYMGI, translated from the exons ATGGCCTCGTCCCATGTGAAGAAGGACGGCCCGGAGCCAGTGCCCAGGATGCAGCCGGCCATGATGATGTTCTCCAGCAAGTACTGGGCCCGGAGGGGGCTGTCGCTGGACTCGGCCATGTTTGACCACCAGCAGCAACGCCACACCGGAGGGCAGATG TCAAGGCGTCCGTCCTTCTGTCCCATCAATGAGACGCCGGACAAAGAGAGCGCTGAGGATTGTGGGAAGACGGCGGTGGTGTTTTCTCTGAAGAACGAGGTGGGCTGTCTGGTCAAAGCTCTCAGACTCTTTCAG GAGAAGCGAGTGAACTTGAAGCACATCGAGTCTCGAGCGTCGCGGCGAGCCGCTAACGAGGTGGAGATCTAtgcagactgcagctgcagcaagaAGGAGTTTaacgagctgctgcagcacctcaaAGATCACGTCAACATCGTCTCGTTCAACACACCTGCACACGTCTGGTCCGCCGAGGCCG ATGGAGACGACGTGCCGTGGTTCCCGATGAAGATCTCCGAGTTAGATCAGTGTTCTCACCGCGTGTTGATGTACGGGTCAGAGCTGGACGCAGACCATCCT gGCTTTAAAGATGATGTTTATCGTCAGAGGAGGAAATACTTTGTGGAAGTGGCCATGAATTATAAATT TGGACAGCCCATCCCTCGTATTGAGTACAGCCCGGAGGAAATCAAGACGTGGGGGGTCGTCTTCAGAGAACTGACCAAGCTGTACCCGACTCACGCCTGCAGAGAATACCTGAAGAACCTGCCGCTGCTCAGCAAACACTGCGGCTACAGAGAGGACAACATCCCCCAGCTGGAGGACGTCTCCCTGTTTCTCAGAG agaggtCTGGTTTCACAGTGCGGCCAGTCGCAGGTTACCTGTCTCCCAGAGACTTCCTGGCTGGTTTGGCCTACAGAGTGTTCAATTGCACCCAGTATGTTCGTCACAGCACTGACCCACTCTACACACCTGAGCC TGACACGTGTCATGAGCTGCTGGGTCATGTGCCTCTGCTGGCCGATCCAAAGTTCGCTCAGTTCTCTCAGGAGATCGGTTTGGCTTCTCTGGGAGCGTCTGATGAGGACGTTCAGAAACTTGCCACA TGTTATTTCTTCACCATCGAGTTTGGACTCTGCAAACAGGATGGTCAGCTGAGAGCTTACGGAGCCGGTTTATTGTCCTCTATTGGAGAGCTgagg CACGCCCTGTCTGACCAGGCCTGCGTGAAGATGTTTGACCCAAAGACCACCTGCAACCAGGAGTGCCTCATCACCACCTTCCAGGAGGTTTACTTTGTGTCCGAGAGCTTCGAGGAGGCCAAAGAGAAGATGAG GGAGTTTGCTAAGACGATAAAGAGGCCGTTCTCGGTGTACTACAACCCGTACACCCAGAGCATCGACCTGCTCAAAGACACCCGCAGCATCGAGAACGTGGTGCAGGACCTGCGCAGCGACCTCACCACCGTGTGTGACGCCCTGGGCAAGATGAACACCTACATGGGCATCTGA
- the tph2 gene encoding tryptophan 5-hydroxylase 2 isoform X2 codes for MNESVSLPLGEALQSRRPSFCPINETPDKESAEDCGKTAVVFSLKNEVGCLVKALRLFQEKRVNLKHIESRASRRAANEVEIYADCSCSKKEFNELLQHLKDHVNIVSFNTPAHVWSAEADGDDVPWFPMKISELDQCSHRVLMYGSELDADHPGFKDDVYRQRRKYFVEVAMNYKFGQPIPRIEYSPEEIKTWGVVFRELTKLYPTHACREYLKNLPLLSKHCGYREDNIPQLEDVSLFLRERSGFTVRPVAGYLSPRDFLAGLAYRVFNCTQYVRHSTDPLYTPEPDTCHELLGHVPLLADPKFAQFSQEIGLASLGASDEDVQKLATCYFFTIEFGLCKQDGQLRAYGAGLLSSIGELRHALSDQACVKMFDPKTTCNQECLITTFQEVYFVSESFEEAKEKMREFAKTIKRPFSVYYNPYTQSIDLLKDTRSIENVVQDLRSDLTTVCDALGKMNTYMGI; via the exons ATGAATGAAAGTGTCAGTTTGCCTCTGGGTGAAGCTTTGCAG TCAAGGCGTCCGTCCTTCTGTCCCATCAATGAGACGCCGGACAAAGAGAGCGCTGAGGATTGTGGGAAGACGGCGGTGGTGTTTTCTCTGAAGAACGAGGTGGGCTGTCTGGTCAAAGCTCTCAGACTCTTTCAG GAGAAGCGAGTGAACTTGAAGCACATCGAGTCTCGAGCGTCGCGGCGAGCCGCTAACGAGGTGGAGATCTAtgcagactgcagctgcagcaagaAGGAGTTTaacgagctgctgcagcacctcaaAGATCACGTCAACATCGTCTCGTTCAACACACCTGCACACGTCTGGTCCGCCGAGGCCG ATGGAGACGACGTGCCGTGGTTCCCGATGAAGATCTCCGAGTTAGATCAGTGTTCTCACCGCGTGTTGATGTACGGGTCAGAGCTGGACGCAGACCATCCT gGCTTTAAAGATGATGTTTATCGTCAGAGGAGGAAATACTTTGTGGAAGTGGCCATGAATTATAAATT TGGACAGCCCATCCCTCGTATTGAGTACAGCCCGGAGGAAATCAAGACGTGGGGGGTCGTCTTCAGAGAACTGACCAAGCTGTACCCGACTCACGCCTGCAGAGAATACCTGAAGAACCTGCCGCTGCTCAGCAAACACTGCGGCTACAGAGAGGACAACATCCCCCAGCTGGAGGACGTCTCCCTGTTTCTCAGAG agaggtCTGGTTTCACAGTGCGGCCAGTCGCAGGTTACCTGTCTCCCAGAGACTTCCTGGCTGGTTTGGCCTACAGAGTGTTCAATTGCACCCAGTATGTTCGTCACAGCACTGACCCACTCTACACACCTGAGCC TGACACGTGTCATGAGCTGCTGGGTCATGTGCCTCTGCTGGCCGATCCAAAGTTCGCTCAGTTCTCTCAGGAGATCGGTTTGGCTTCTCTGGGAGCGTCTGATGAGGACGTTCAGAAACTTGCCACA TGTTATTTCTTCACCATCGAGTTTGGACTCTGCAAACAGGATGGTCAGCTGAGAGCTTACGGAGCCGGTTTATTGTCCTCTATTGGAGAGCTgagg CACGCCCTGTCTGACCAGGCCTGCGTGAAGATGTTTGACCCAAAGACCACCTGCAACCAGGAGTGCCTCATCACCACCTTCCAGGAGGTTTACTTTGTGTCCGAGAGCTTCGAGGAGGCCAAAGAGAAGATGAG GGAGTTTGCTAAGACGATAAAGAGGCCGTTCTCGGTGTACTACAACCCGTACACCCAGAGCATCGACCTGCTCAAAGACACCCGCAGCATCGAGAACGTGGTGCAGGACCTGCGCAGCGACCTCACCACCGTGTGTGACGCCCTGGGCAAGATGAACACCTACATGGGCATCTGA